The Neorhodopirellula lusitana DNA window TCGGACCCACACGAACAATTGCTTGTGGTGCCCTTGGAAGTCGATGACCGTTTTACACAAGGTTTCGTCCAAGACCGAATCCGCCGTAGCCCGCACCCGGTGCTTGTGGTGCCCGGTCATGTTCGCAGCGACGGCAATTGATTGCGATTGTGGACTGTCGAGTGAACAAAGAGAGAATGAACCTGCCAACCCACGACCGCAGCAATGCCAACTTATCGAACGTCACCGCCGGCTAAACTCAATTTGTTTCTTGAGATCTTAGGGCGACGACCCGATGGGTTTCATGAACTCGATACGGTGATGGTAGCGATCGATTGGCGGGATGAGCTTGAGCTGACCACCAGTGTTCAGCCCGGTATCCGGCTTCAGGTGGATTGGCTGCCAAGCCGCGAAGCGATCGCAGAACAGCTGCAGGTCGCGGTTGATGATCCGATTTTGTTCGTTCCCGATGATGCGTCCAATTTGGTGCATCAGGCGTTGTCGAAAATCTCCGCGGCAACGGGATATCAAGGTGGCTGGGACGTCAAGCTTGGAAAGCGAATCCCAAGCGGCGCCGGCATGGGCGGTGCCAGCAGTGACGCGGCGGCAACGCTGCGTCTGGCCGCGGCTGCGATTTCACAGGTCGACGACGACATGGCGGAGCGGTGTTCGCCAGCGATGATTCGGGGAATCGCCGAGCAGTTGGGAAGCGACGTTCCGTTCTTTTTAGACCCGGAATCAGCGACGGGCATACCGGGGGCCCCAGTTTCAGGCCAGCCCATGATTGCCCGTGCTCTGGGACGAGGCGAGAAGCTGACTTTTCGTCCCTTGCTGGTTTCGCATCGGTTTCTAGTCGTTTATCCGGGTGTCGCGTTGTCCACGCCGCGGGTTTACCAGCAATGTCAGGTCTCCGAAGTGCCCCGCTCGGGGGTTTCAGTGATGGATGCCTTTTGTAGCGACGATGCCACCGGCACCCAGAACATTCTGTACAATGCGTTGGAGTCGCCGGCTCGCGGGCTATCACCTCGCATTGGGGAGGCGCTAGAATGTTTACCCGTAACCTTATCAATTCAGAACTCGATGACAGGAAGTGGTTCGGCATGTTTTGCCTGGATCACAGACTCGGGTGAGCCCGTCGAACCGTTGACTCAACAAGTCAAAGGTCGACTCGAAGGCGGCGCGTTGATTCGACCGGTGTCCACTTGCACGGGGGCTCCGGAGATCCAAATCGCATAGGGGATCATGGTGGAAATAACCGAAATCCGCATCAAATTGATGGAAGGATCGGAAGATCGTTTGCGAGCATTCTGCTCAATTACGATTGATCAGAGTTTCGTTGTTCGTGACCTGAAGATCATCGATGGGACCAACGGACCGTTCGTTGCGATGCCGTCGAGGAAATTGACCGGACACTGCAATCGTTGTGGCAGCAAAAATCATTTGCGTGCCGGATACTGCAACCATTGCGGAAGCAAGCAGTCGCCCTCTTTTGGCAACGACTCACCACAGAAATTGTACGCCGACGTGGCGCATCCGATTAACAGCGAATGCCGCGAGATGATTCAAACGGCGGTGATTACCGAGTTCGAAGCCGAACTGAGCCGCTCCGCTCAGCCGGGTTATCGTAGCCGCTATGACGACGACTTTGACGCGGGCGACTACGACGAAAGTGATTACGCGGATTCAAAATCGGGGGCTGCCGTTTCGGTGAAAGCCGGTGATGGTTCCGGGGCGACACGTCCAGTCATCTCTCGATCGCCAGCCGCTGAGCCAACCGAAACCGCGCGGCCAGCTGAACCGGTTCAGCCGATTACGACCGAACCGGTGTCACGTCCCGCACCTTCATTTGGTGCCGGTTTGTTCGATGATGCGTCGGCGGATTCGGATGTCGAGACGACGCATCCCAGTAGCCCGGACGATTTGTTGGTTCGAAGTGAAGGGGGGCGACCTGGTCAGGCGATTCCCGCACCACACATGCGGCGTGAGGCTCGAAAACGACAGGCGGCTCCCGTGTTGAAGAATCAGCAGGGATCGGGTTCGAATGCTGAGCCAAAGTCAGAGACCACTGAACCGGATAGCGGGCCTTCATTTGGTGCCGGCATTTTAGATGACTGAGCGTTTGTCTTCGACTTTACCGAAGCCGGATGCGTTGTCTGGATCCGGAAGTTCTCCGGCATCCCTGCCGTCGCCCATGTCTGGAACTCAGCCATCGGCGAGTTCGGACGTTCAACCCGCGAGGCGACAAGATGCGGCGGT harbors:
- a CDS encoding septation protein SpoVG family protein; the encoded protein is MVEITEIRIKLMEGSEDRLRAFCSITIDQSFVVRDLKIIDGTNGPFVAMPSRKLTGHCNRCGSKNHLRAGYCNHCGSKQSPSFGNDSPQKLYADVAHPINSECREMIQTAVITEFEAELSRSAQPGYRSRYDDDFDAGDYDESDYADSKSGAAVSVKAGDGSGATRPVISRSPAAEPTETARPAEPVQPITTEPVSRPAPSFGAGLFDDASADSDVETTHPSSPDDLLVRSEGGRPGQAIPAPHMRREARKRQAAPVLKNQQGSGSNAEPKSETTEPDSGPSFGAGILDD
- a CDS encoding 4-(cytidine 5'-diphospho)-2-C-methyl-D-erythritol kinase; this encodes MPTYRTSPPAKLNLFLEILGRRPDGFHELDTVMVAIDWRDELELTTSVQPGIRLQVDWLPSREAIAEQLQVAVDDPILFVPDDASNLVHQALSKISAATGYQGGWDVKLGKRIPSGAGMGGASSDAAATLRLAAAAISQVDDDMAERCSPAMIRGIAEQLGSDVPFFLDPESATGIPGAPVSGQPMIARALGRGEKLTFRPLLVSHRFLVVYPGVALSTPRVYQQCQVSEVPRSGVSVMDAFCSDDATGTQNILYNALESPARGLSPRIGEALECLPVTLSIQNSMTGSGSACFAWITDSGEPVEPLTQQVKGRLEGGALIRPVSTCTGAPEIQIA